In Aspergillus flavus chromosome 3, complete sequence, one genomic interval encodes:
- a CDS encoding ML domain-containing protein — MKFLSTAAALLVCLAPVSTTARSLDFFKSSQSPIQAQAKSVPGNNPLEYCNDPSGDILDIKQVDLSPNPPLPGKTLAITASGTLREKIEDGAYVLLEVKYGLITLVRQTADLCEQLVNVELKCPLGPGDMTLTKQVDLPKQIPPGKYTVQADVFNSDGEHITCLKALNIEFKGPF; from the exons ATGAAGTTCTTATCAACTGCCGCAGCGCTTCTCGTCTGCCTCGCCCCCGTTTCCACCACAGCTCGAAGCctcgacttcttcaagtcATCCCAATCCCCTATCCAAGCACAAGCCAAATCCGTCCCAGGAAACAACCCTCTGGAGTATTGTAATGACCCGTCGGGCGATATCCTAGATATCAAACAGGTGGACTTGTCACCTAACCCACCTCTTCC TGGCAAAACTCTTGCCATCACGGCCTCGGGCACCTTGCGTGAAAAGATCGAGGATGGTGCTTATGTGCTTTTGGAGGTCAAATATGGCTTGATCACTCTTGTCAGGCAGACAGCCGATCTCTGTGAACAGCTCGTCAACGTAGAACTTAAATGTCCTCTGGGACCAGGTGACATGACATTGACCAAGCAGGTCGATTTGCCAAAACAGATTCCTCCG GGCAAATACACTGTTCAAGCCGATGTCTTCAATAGTGATGGTGAGCATATCACTTGCCTGAAGGCCCTTAACATTGAATTTAAGGGTCCCTTCTGA
- a CDS encoding NTP binding protein produces the protein MFSRTLFANALSCFNEPSASLSHGKRLRRRSNHIPPSHTQEKPRFSRKEWVSRRAEPDLRVESVSLPHRSKMEGHIPLPKGHLLNLQPRARNGRRTKFSDQGAENEQNGAHPTGTDQKSAGSKIGTPETPQTLLRRGKATKLPMPRAFADNGTEQKREASVTPQKKEQNIKVQGQMKRSPGASDRESPNSTDKEREQYWRKVRGKFDRESPTASRNKDKQKDYCQEAYRKIISLASSPKHEIAKHKQKTASPATRGQRVSEQGAKPRTKIAGPTIGCQGSPVSHTKGHSGNQDGSQASKDKLTGRETHDTPPQRSPVKTDNTTDSSIHSHPSISPVSGPSSSMTEWEDRFVVNMPSAKDPNPPTMSVEQIVEFQKSIENVHKDGETMLDPDALPSPRTTSPEDNPNLPDHERKQLSTLDGQDSRSSRSAETGEQPATCPSGHNRYYSPDEVGKQRFSTIWEESTSRIKQKVSDANPDGSFLGCREIKGPYDKNPDEILLFSSTNERPRVVDVSTPMAKPRDWKKIITPTHTTTAVSEEKTVAQEERKPAFQSSKHAQCSKQSPKTMCHETICQRQDKAETPAHVSGKENTNHAAHAARTQDQRKSHGDDVFIITPTITRTMVTTGEARGATPKRSGIPPRIAGETIKDVRTKPQMHSSPSGLRRATQNSWERSNATWPAPSFSRDTPMKNAPVTQQGRAELGHMSAERRQAIRGYIRMPVMVKSRTENLGQRVHNTTPPKAPATSPKNDYQTPARSMSESSQSIPSSGHDISPAGSLTRDQRYPKAPAQTARIVEVAELDGLQVDDPKDERKTDHKEDDKSGGKYTHEEHLRSKVADLRADLQTSAVQADYRGLLNSITISLIMDIFILSAAQAHSLFTQIIDNRHSRTVLFKIALNCILNMVEHCLHVFRNLLHACSIYTTTGVWPRPSEKDLARFLTDLCQVVIYLGVLGSIMMLLGRAVEYVILIGSWIVWFVRPLGWFLSALGRVLQGMTN, from the coding sequence ATGTTCTCTCGAACTCTCTTCGCAAATGCTCTGTCGTGTTTCAATGAGCCATCAGCTTCATTGTCGCACGGCAAACGCCTCAGAAGGCGTAGTAATCACATCCCACCTTCACATACACAAGAAAAACCACGGTTTTCTAGGAAGGAATGGGTAAGTCGAAGGGCTGAACCTGACCTAAGAGTCGAATCTGTTAGCCTACCTCATCGATCCAAAATGGAGGGACATATTCCTTTACCGAAAGGACATTTGCTCAACCTCCAGCCTCGAGCTCGAAACGGCAGACGTACCAAATTCAGTGACCAAGGAGCGGAAAACGAGCAAAATGGAGCACATCCGACGGGGACCGACCAAAAGTCGGCCGGATCGAAGATTGGAACCCCCGAAACACCCCAGACTCTTTTGCGAAGGGGCAAGGCCACCAAGCTTCCCATGCCTAGAGCGTTTGCAGATAATGGTACGGAGCAAAAGAGGGAAGCATCCGTCACGCCTCAGAAAAAGGAGCAGAATATCAAGGTGCAGGGTCAGATGAAACGGTCCCCTGGTGCATCGGATCGCGAATCACCAAACTCGACAGACAAAGAACGCGAGCAATATTGGCGGAAAGTTCGAGGGAAGTTCGACAGGGAGTCGCCTACAGCATCACGCAACAAAGACAAACAGAAGGATTATTGTCAAGAGGCCTATAGAAAGATTATTTCATTGGCTAGCTCACCCAAACATGAAATCGCCAAACATAAGCAAAAAACAGCAAGTCCAGCTACTCGTGGTCAAAGAGTTTCTGAGCAAGGGGCTAAGCCCAGAACCAAAATAGCGGGTCCTACCATCGGCTGTCAAGGTAGCCCTGTGTCACACACCAAGGGGCATTCCGGTAATCAGGATGGATCTCAGGCGAGCAAGGACAAACTGACAGGCCGTGAGACCCATGACACGCCGCCTCAAAGGTCCCCTGTCAAGACAGATAACACTACCGACTCATCCATTCATTCACACCCTTCTATATCACCAGTTTCAGGCCCTAGCAGCTCGATGACCGAGTGGGAAGATAGATTTGTTGTCAATATGCCATCGGCCAAAGATCCAAATCCACCAACAATGAGCGTGGAGCAGATTGTGGAGTTTCAAAAGAGCATCGAGAATGTGCACAAAGATGGAGAGACGATGCTTGACCCTGATGCCCTTCCAAGTCCACGTACCACGTCACCTGAGGATAATCCGAATCTGCCAGATCACGAACGAAAGCAGCTTAGTACCCTCGACGGCCAGGACTCACGTTCAAGTCGTTCTGCAGAGACAGGTGAACAACCGGCAACGTGTCCATCTGGTCATAATCGATATTACTCACCTGACGAGGTTGGGAAACAGCGCTTCAGCACTATCTGGGAAGAGTCAACATCGAGAATAAAGCAGAAGGTCTCTGATGCTAATCCGGACGGCTCTTTTTTAGGGTGCAGGGAAATCAAGGGTCCATACGACAAGAATCCCGACGAgattttgcttttctcttcaaccaaCGAGCGCCCCAGAGTGGTGGATGTGTCGACACCAATGGCCAAACCAAGGGATtggaaaaaaataattacGCCAACCCACACAACGACAGCAGTGTCAGAGGAAAAGACTGTCGCTCAAGAAGAACGGAAGCCAGCTTTTCAGAGTTCGAAGCATGCCCAATGCTCCAAGCAGTCACCGAAGACGATGTGTCACGAGACTATATGTCAACGACAGGACAAGGCAGAGACGCCTGCGCATGTCTCGGGGAAAGAGAACACAAACCATGCTGCCCATGCAGCAAGAACTCAGGACCAGAGAAAGAGCCATGGGGACGATGTGTTCATTATCACACCCACTATCACACGCACTATGGTGACCACTGGGGAAGCGAGAGGCGCTACGCCGAAACGTTCAGGCATACCGCCTCGGATAGCAGGCGAAACCATCAAAGATGTAAGGACGAAGCCTCAAATGCACTCTTCACCGTCGGGATTACGACGAGCGACCCAAAATTCGTGGGAGAGATCCAACGCAACTTGGCCAGCGCCTTCATTTTCAAGAGACACTCCCATGAAAAATGCTCCGGTGACACAACAAGGTCGAGCAGAACTGGGGCATATGAGCGCGGAAAGGCGCCAGGCCATACGTGGGTACATCCGTATGCCCGTCATGGTAAAGTCACGGACAGAAAATCTCGGTCAACGCGTACATAATACCACCCCACCAAAAGCGCCTGCTACTTCGCCGAAAAATGATTACCAAACCCCTGCAAGGAGCATGTCGGAGTCGTCTCAGTCCATACCCTCCTCGGGCCACGATATCTCTCCTGCCGGTTCGCTCACGAGGGATCAGCGGTATCCAAAAGCGCCAGCGCAGACCGCAAGAATTGTTGAGGTAGCCGAATTGGATGGCCTACAGGTCGACGATCCTAAAGATGAGCGTAAGACAGATCACAAGGAAGACGACAAATCAGGCGGCAAGTACACACACGAAGAGCATCTTCGCTCTAAGGTCGCTGATTTGCGTGCTGATCTACAGACAAGTGCGGTACAAGCAGACTACCGGGGTTTGTTGAATTCAATTACTATAAGTCTGATCAtggacatcttcatcctctcgGCTGCGCAGGCACACAGCCTCTTCACACAGATAATAGACAATCGGCATTCAAGGACCGTCTTGTTCAAAATTGCTTTGAACTGTATTCTGAACATGGTTGAACACTGCCTGCATGTTTTCAGGAACCTGTTGCATGCTTGCTCCATTTACACCACAACAGGAGTTTGGCCTAGACCAAGTGAGAAAGATCTTGCTCGTTTTCTGACTGATCTTTGTCAAGTGGTGATTTACCTTGGTGTTCTTGGTTCTATCATGATGCTTCTGGGGCGAGCAGTTGAATATGTCATTCTTATCGGAAGCTGGATCGTATGGTTTGTAAGACCTCTCGGGTGGTTTCTGAGTGCGCTAGGAAGAGTTCTACAGGGTATGACAAACTGA
- a CDS encoding methylenetetrahydrofolate reductase 2 produces MHIKEKLAQNEAAERVGISFEFFPPKTAQGVQNLYDRMDRMHALGPSFIDITWGAGGRLSDLTCEMVNVAQSVYGLETCMHLTCTDMPTEKVDAALQAAYKSGCTNILALRGDPPREKEKWEAAEGGLRYAKDLVKYIRDKYGNHFDIGVGGYPEGADDNPDVDLLIDHLKEKVDAGASFVITQMFYDTDLFISWVKKCRAKGINVPIIPGIMPIQTYAAFIRRANWTKIHIPEDWLETLEPVKNDDAAVKEIGKVLIADMCRRLLAAGINHLHFYTMNLAQATQLVLDELKLLPSEETPIQRPLPWRPSLGLNRRAEDVRPIFWRNRNSSYIARTQTWDEFPNGRWTDSRSPAFGELDSYGIGLKGTNEQNIQLWGEPKSIKDLSRLFVRYLEGKLSRLPWSDTPISSEAKAIKPNLIELNNRGILTINSQPAVNGAKSSHPVYGWGPKNGFVYQKAYLELLIPPYLLDELIARIEGNEDLTYHAVSKNGELRTNTHDSPNALTWGIFAGREVVQPTIVETISFLAWKDEAYRLGEDWAKCHAATSPSRKLIQGLVDSWYLVNIVNNDFHNTYDLFELFKDLNVRDFDVEVAADNADLKSQENETAETTAN; encoded by the exons ATGCATATTAAGGAAAAGCTTGCCCAAAATGAGGCCGCTGAAAGAGTCGGCATCTCGTTTGAGTTCTTCCCCCCCAAAACAGCGCAAGGTGTGCAAAATCTTTACGACAGAATGGACCGAATGCACGCACTGGGCCCATCCTTCATTGATATCACATGGGGTGCCGGAGGGCGGTTGTCAGACTTGACTTGTGAGATGGTTAATGTGGCCCAATCGGTATACGGACTGGAGACTTGCATGCATTTAACATGTACAGACATGCCGACGGAAAAGGTAGATGCTGCCCTCCAGGCCGCCTACAAGTCTGGCTGCACTAATATCTTGGCCCTTCGCGGTGACCCGCCTCgtgagaaagagaagtggGAAGCTGCCGAGGGCGGACTTCGTTATGCGAAAGACCTGGTCAAGTACATTCGGGACAAATACGGAAACCATTTTGACATTGGAGTGGGTGGTTACCCGGAAGGCGCCGACGATAACCCAGATGTGGACCTCTTGATCGATcacctgaaggagaaggtcgaTGCAGGAGCCTCATTCGTTATCACACAGATGTTCTACGATACGGATCTTTTCATCAGTTGGGTAAAGAAATGCCGCGCTAAGGGAATCAACGTGCCTATTATCCCTGGTATCATGCCGATTCAAACCTATGCTGCGTTTATCAGACGAGCAAACTGGACAAAGATTCATATTCCCGAAGATTGGCTTGAGACTCTGGAGCCCGTGaagaatgatgatgcagCTGTCAAGGAGATTGGAAAGGTCTTGATCGCAGACATGTGCAGGAGGCTTCTGGCAGCTGGCATTAACCATTTGCACTT TTATACGATGAACCTTGCCCAGGCCACACAGCTAGTCCTCGATGAGCTGAAACTTTTGCCCTCCGAAGAGACACCAATCCAGCGACCCTTGCCCTGGCGGCCATCGCTTGGTCTTAACCGTAGGGCAGAGGATGTTCGCCCAATCTTCTGGCGGAACAGAAACTCTTCTTACATCGCTCGTACGCAGACATGGGACGAATTCCCGAACGGCCGCTGGACCGACTCCCGATCTCCCGCTTTCGGTGAACTTGATTCTTACGGCATAGGACTCAAGGGCACAAACGAACAAAACATTCAACTGTGGGGTGAGCCAAAGTCCATTAAGGACCTGTCGCGTCTTTTTGTGAGATACCTGGAGGGTAAGCTGAGTCGGTTGCCCTGGAGCGACACACCTATCAGCTCTGAAGCGAAAGCTATCAAGCCCAACCTTATCGAACTCAATAACCGGGGTATACTCACTATCAACTCACAACCGGCTGTCAATGGAGCTAAGTCGTCCCACCCTGTGTATGGGTGGGGTCCGAAGAATGGCTTCGTCTACCAGAAGGCATACCTCGAACTCTTGATCCCCCCGTACTTGCTTGACGAACTGATTGCACGCATTGAGGGTAACGAGGATCTCACCTACCACGCGGTTTCAAAGAATGGTGAATTGCGGACCAACACCCACGATAGCCCCAACGCCTTGACTTGGGGTATCTTCGCGGGTAGAGAGGTTGTCCAACCTACCATTGTTGAAACAATCAGTTTCTTAGCCTGGAAGGACGAGGCATACCGTCTAGGTGAAGACTGGGCTAAGTGTCATGCTGCTACAAGCCCCAGCAGGAAGTTGATCCAAGGTTTGGTGGACAGCTGGTACCTTGTTAACATCG TCAACAACGACTTCCACAACACATACGATCTCTTTGAACTGTTCAAGGACTTGAACGTAAGAGATTTCGACGTCGAAGTCGCCGCAGACAATGCCGACTTGAAATCTCAGGAGAACGAAACGGCCGAGACCACCGCAAACTAA
- a CDS encoding uncharacterized protein (of unknown function-domain containing protein), with translation MPRLIRRQPLTERIKSYLNPLDFLLWLSEEIDANDWDQFEKDWALPLGVALNVVFLIARANTQPSGGRAIDDVFGEDGGTPWLSWFASFVVHLLACFTGLNSLYTFYRKRHYRMFEASIDRAPATPSAHRVRVDSTPASPLRYFANAISGSARSRAHPDAQRDVWELAVWDPLPICLRLFCLFSPGHVLVYWLFLPTQLSDPRPSVTIVTTIFLTTLLSVQMTFLSSSFKQQAKDSTLVHKEVLKEYDTKYVHPRTQPLMRDVGTQFSGADVTQSGSKSKSNKVDTYTPTFIVQRGFKTSPNPNYLKHVDPDGISSGRQSLAGTPSGPSQYQGSLQTPSHLRDTSPIVRGPISSIRQPQFRQTPTATGDGGSLGIYSHANSPLRKSSSTNFDRRLQSTGDFFYRERGGSPMKKPSSPLKRSNVPGDASAIASGSRRSHLDLRRQTGRF, from the exons ATGCCCCGGCTCATACGCCGCCAACCATTGACAGAGCGTATCAAATCCTATCTAAACCCCTTGGACTTTCTCCTATGGCTGTCGGAAGAGATAGATGCAAATGATTGGGATCAGTTTGAGAAGGACTGGGCACTTCCTTTGGGTGTGGCCTTAAATGTGGTCTTTCTGATCGCAAGAGCCAATACTCAACCCAGTGGCGGGAGAGCCATAGACGATGTTTTCGGCGAAGATGGAGGTACTCCCTGGCTCAGCTGGTTT GCTTCGTTCGTCGTTCATCTACTCGCGTGTTTTACCGGGCTTAATAGTCTCTATACATTTTACCGCAAACGACACTATCGCATGTTTGAAGCATCAATTGATCGCGCACCTGCGACACCATCGGCTCACCGTGTACGTGTTGACTCAACTCCAGCCTCACCGCTGCGATACTTTGCAAATGCGATTTCCGGGTCGGCACGTTCAAGAGCGCACCCCGATGCGCAGCGCGACGTGTGGGAACTTGCCGTGTGGGACCCTCTACCGATATGTTTGCGGTTGTTCTGCCTTTTTAGCCCCGGGCACGTTTTAGTTTACTGGCTTTTCCTGCCTACACAACTGTCAGATCCTCGACCAAGTGTTACCATTGTGACGACAATCTTTTTGACAACGCTTTTGTCAGTACAGATGACATTTCTATCATCCTCTTTTAAGCAACAGGCCAAGGATTCTACCCTGGTACATAAAGAAGTGTTGAAAGAGTATGACACAAAATATGTACATCCTCGAACTCAGCCTTTAATGAGAGATGTCGGTACTCAATTTTCTGGCGCAGATGTCACCCAATCCGGCTCCAAATCCAAATCTAACAAAGTGGACACTTATACTCCAACATTCATTGTCCAGCGGGGGTTCAAGACCAGCCCGAACCCCAACTACCTTAAACACGTTGACCCGGATGGTATTTCTTCTGGGCGTCAATCACTAGCTGGAACCCCTTCTGGCCCGTCTCAATACCAAGGCTCACTGCAAACACCAAGTCATTTGCGGGACACTTCTCCTATTGTTCGAGGTCCGATCTCGTCAATTCGGCAGCCGCAGTTTCGTCAAACCCCTACCGCCACGGGAGATGGTGGCAGTCTTGGTATCTACTCGCATGCTAATTCTCCGTTGAGGAAATCAAGTTCCACGAACTTTGACCGCCGTCTCCAAAGTACTGGGGATTTCTTTTATAGGGAGCGAGGTGGAAGTCCAATGAAGAAGCCGTCTAGCCCGCTGAAGAGAAGCAATGTTCCTGGTGACGCGAGCGCCATTGCGTCAGGTTCAAGACGAAGTCATCTCGACTTACGTCGCCAGACAGGAAGGTTCTAA
- a CDS encoding putative peroxisomal 3-ketoacyl-CoA thiolase (acetyl-coa c-acyltransferase): MSSPQQRLSSIANQLTSPGAVSAKSKLLAKNPDDVVITLALRTPLTKARKGGLKDTTLDELLISLLTDVRERSKLDPNLVEDVCVGNVLAPGQAYIARSAVLAAGFPVTAAASVANRFCSSGLLAIQNIANQIIAGSIDVGIAVGAESMSTNPDNGAPELSDKITSHPIASQNKQPMGQTSENVASQFGITREMHDQFAAKSYQKAEHAQKAGWFNDEIVPVHTKVKDPKTGEVKNVVVDRDDGIRYGTTAESLGKIRSAFPQWKPSATTGGNASQITDGAAALVLMKRSRAQELGQPILAKFGGATIAGLEPRIMGIGPSIAIPKLLSKVGLTKDDIDIFEINEAFASMGTYCVQKLGLDESKVNPRGGAIAFGHPLGCTGARQVVTALSELRRQNKKVAVTSMCVGTGMGMAGIFISEA, from the exons ATGTCTTCGCCTCAACAACGACTATCTTCTATCGCAAACCAGCTTACGAGCCCTGGTGCTGTGTCCGCAAAGTCAAAGCTCTTGGCGAAGAACCCTGACGATGTG GTGATTACTCTCGCCCTGCGGACTCCTCTTACAAAAGCCAGGAAGGGTGGCTTGAAGGATACTACTTTGGATGAGCTTCTCATCTCACTGCTGACG GATGTGCGCGAGCGGTCGAAACTCGATCCAAACCTTGTCGAAGATGTCTGTGTCGGAAATGTCCTTGCCCCTGGTCAAGCTTACATCGCCCGTTCCGCTGTTTTGGCAGCTGGTTTCCCCGTCACCGCCGCAGCATCAGTTGCCAACCGATTCTGTTCTTCTGGATTGCTGGCGATCCAGAACATTGCCAACCAGATCATTGCCGGTTCAATTGATGTTGGTATCGCAGTTGGAGCAGAGAGCATGAGCACCAACCCCGACAACGGTGCTCCAGAGCTATCTGACAAAATCACATCACACCCAATCGCCTCGCAGAACAAGCAACCCATGGGTCAGACCTCCGAAAATGTCGCATCTCAATTTGGAATCACTCGCGAAATGCACGACCAGTTCGCTGCCAAGAGCTACCAGAAAGCAGAGCATGCCCAGAAGGCTGGCTGGTTCAATGACGAGATTGTTCCCGTTCACACCAAGGTTAAGGATCCTAAGACTggagaagtgaagaatgtTGTGGTCGATCGTGATGATGGTATTCGTTATGGCACGACTGCCGAATCGCTCGGCAAGATTCGTTCAGCCTTCCCTCAGTGGAAGCCCAGTGCTACAACGGGTGGCAATGCTAGCCAAATTACCGACGGCGCCGCAGCACTCGTCCTCATGAAACGATCCCGCGCACAAGAGCTGGGCCAGCCAATTCTGGCCAAGTTCGGCGGGGCCACTATTGCCGGCTTAGAGCCCCGAATCATGGGAATTGGTCCCTCTATCGCCATTCCTAAGCTCCTCTCCAAGGTCGGCTTGACCAAGGATGACATTGATATCTTTGAGATCAACGAGGCGTTTGCATCCATG GGTACTTACTGTGTTCAAAAACTCGGTCTTGACGAATCTAAGGTGAACCCTCGGGGTGGTGCAAT TGCTTTCGGCCACCCGTTGGGATGCACAGGAGCACGACAGGTTGTTACTGCCCTCTCCGAATTGCGGCGACAGAACAAGAAAGTGGCAGTCACCTCCATGTGTGTTGGAACT GGTATGGGCATGGCTGGTATTTTCATCTCCGAGGCTTGA
- a CDS encoding ATPase, V1 complex, subunit F yields the protein MAAQAKDRQFLAVIGDEDSVTGLLLAGVGHVTDPPDSQRNFLVVDSKTETSTIEKAFQNFTQERKDIAIVLINQHVAERIRHSVDSFADPFPAVLEIPSKDHPYDPEKDSVLKRVRRLFGE from the exons ATGGCGGCCCAAGCCAAG GACCGGCAGTTCCTTGCTGTCATCGGAGATGAAGA CTCGGTGACTGGACTTCTTCTCGCAGGTGTTGGC CATGTCACAGACCCCCCCGACTCCCAACGGAATTTCCTCGTGGTAGACTCTAAGACCGAAACCTCTACGATTGAGAAAGCGTTCCAAAACTTCacccaagaaagaaaagatattgcTATCGTTCTCATCAATCAACAC GTTGCAGAGCGCATCCGCCATAGTGTCGATTCCTTTGCCGATCCATTTCCTGCAGTTCTAGAAATTCCAAGCAAGGATCACCCGTACGACCCCGAGAAGGATAGCGTGCTTAAACGGGTGCGGCGTTTATTTGGAGAATAG
- a CDS encoding orotate phosphoribosyltransferase has protein sequence MSAATIPAPAAEQDYKETLLPLLMKNNVLSFGSFILKSGRESPYFFTSSLLHTAPLLRATSAAYASVLSAPPFVTVAADGTTTPNFDIIFGPAYKGIPVCASVLNELAVRDSLSASAKGTWDNVSYSFNRKEAKDHGEGGNIVGAPLKGKRVVIVDDVITAGTAIREAVSIIQKEGGIVTGIVVLLDREERVSDAEPKSAIGVAQRDLGENIPIRAVIGLHDLIEKLGDKIGESEIQRLKDYRARYGAE, from the coding sequence ATGTCCGCCGCTACCATCCCTGCTCCTGCCGCCGAGCAAGACTACAAGGAGACATTGCTTCccttgttgatgaagaataACGTCCTGTCCTTTGGCTCCTTTATCCTTAAGTCCGGCCGTGAATCTCCGTACTTCTTcacctcttctctcctccacacTGCGCCTTTGCTCCGTGCCACCTCGGCAGCCTATGCCAGTGTCTTGTCTGCCCCGCCATTCGTAACTGTTGCGGCGGACGGTACTACCACACCCAACTTCGACATTATCTTTGGCCCGGCTTATAAGGGCATTCCGGTGTGCGCTTCCGTTCTGAATGAATTAGCGGTGCGAGACTCTCTCTCCGCGTCTGCTAAGGGAACCTGGGACAATGTCAGCTACTCCTTCAACCGTAAGGAGGCCAAGGACCACGGTGAAGGAGGAAACATTGTCGGTGCTCCTCTGAAGGGAAAGCGTGTTGTCATTGTCGACGATGTTATCACAGCTGGAACCGCCATCCGCGAGGCCGTGAGCATCATTCAGAAGGAAGGCGGTATTGTTACCGGCATTGTTGTCCTACTTGATCGCGAGGAAAGAGTCAGCGACGCTGAGCCTAAGAGCGCTATCGGCGTTGCACAGAGGGATCTTGGTGAAAACATCCCCATTCGCGCAGTGATTGGTCTTCACGACTTGATCGAAAAGCTGGGTGATAAGATCGGGGAGTCCGAGATCCAGCGCTTGAAGGATTATAGGGCTCGCTACGGAGCCGAATAG